The genomic DNA TCCGCCCCGGCGCCTCGGCGGCGCACCCGCGTTCGAGCTCGTCACCGGCCCTGGGACCGACCCGCGCCGTCGCCCTGGGCTCCGCCGCGAACTCGCACGGGGATGCGGACGAACCGCGGACGGTATATCGCGGCGTCCTCGTACAGCTCCTCGCTGTCGAAGGAGTTCACGTTGTAGCTCACCAGAACGGTGTGTCCGCGACGCCACTGGGGGTGCTCGTGCGCGTTGTAGGCGTACACCTGCGTGCCCCTGGTCCCGCTCGTGTCCATCGTGAACAGGGGCGTCTTCTCGGTGAACGGCCCCTCGGGGTGCTTCGCCCAGGACGCGACGACCTGGGTGTTCAGGGCGACGGAGGTGTCCTGCGTGATCAGCAGGTAGCCTCCGTGGAAGGCGGCGACGCTCACCTCGTTCGCCACGGCCGAGGCGATCTCCTGTGCATCCCCCTCCGCGCGAGACCACGCGTGGCCGGTCCAGAAGCGCCATGCCGAACGGTCACCGAGGCTCGCCCGGGAGACTCGGGCCAGGAAGAGGCGCTTGTCGGCGCCGCGGTCCCGGACGCCGTAGACGTACAGCCACGGTCCGATCCGTTCGATCCAGGACGCCCATTGGATGTCGGCTTCGCTCGGCGCCTCGCGCAGTGAATGCAGGGTGCCCTTCTGGGCATCGAGGCGGGCGACCGCGGTAGATGCCCAGGCGAAGTCGAACGGGCCGTCCCCGGTGCGTTCGAGGAGGAGCGCCATCACGTGGATCTCCCGCGCGGATCGCTTCGTTCCGGCGCCGAACCAGTACCAGTTCGTCGCGGTGTCCTCGGTCGTGACCAGGGCCGCGGGATCCTCGTCGCGGTGCCCGGTGACCGTGGAGAACCGAAAGCGATCGGTGCCGGCTCCGGAGGTGAGCACGATCGAGTTGTTGAGGAACGGGGCCTTCCTCGACCGGGTCCCGTTCGCGGCGACCGGGCCGAGGAACGTGTCGGAGAAGATGAGGGCGCTCGTCCGGCCCGTCAGCGGGACGGAGTACGTCGAATCGCCCCCGGACCATCCTGGGCCGCGATCGCCGTAGCGGTTCAGGGCATCTATCAATGCCTGCGCCGGGGCGGCGCGCCCGATGTCGAGGACGGGCTTCCTCTCCGGGGGTGCGGCCAGGGCGGGCACGGCCGTGGAGGTGAGACCCACGGCCGTCGCGGCGCCGAGCGTGCGGCGGGAGAATCGTTGATCGGTCATCGTCCGACTCCTCTGGTGTGGTGCGGCGGAGCCCGGAGGCATCCACAAAGTAGCGAGCCCCGCCGATGTTCACGCCCCACACGCTGGCCGAGAAACCCGGAACCGGCCGGCTTGTCCCGGGATCCGCAGCCCGGGCCCGGACCAGCTGGCTCGGCCCAGCGGACTACAGCAGCAGCTCGGCCGACTGCGACTCCAGGGCTCGACGCAGATGTCCATCCTGCGCCTCGAGCACGTCCCGTGCGTCCTGCGCGGGCAGTCCAGTGGCGAGGATCAGCAGAGCGAGCTTCGTCGAGCCGTCGGCCTTGCGCAGCGCGGAGGCCGCGGCCTCGGCGTCGGCGCCCGTCAGCATCATGACGGTGTGCTCGGCGCGGGCCCGCAGCTTCTCGTTGGTGGCCCGCAGATCGACCATGATGTTCCCGTAGGTCTTGCCCAGGCGCACCATCGTCAGCGTCGTGAGCATGTTGAGCACCAGTTTCTGCGCCGTGCCCGATTTCAACCGGGTCGATCCGGAGATGAGCTCGGGGCCCACCACGACCTCGATGGCGATGTCCGCGAGCTCGCCGATGCGGCTGCCGGCGTTGCAGGCGACCGCGATGGTCAGTGCCCCCTCGGACCGGGCGTGGGTGAGAGCGTCGGCGACGTACGGGGTCCGGCCCGACGCCGAGATGCCGACCACCGCGTCCAGTGCGCCGACCCCCACCTCGCGCAGATCCTGCTCCCCGGCACCATCCTCCGCGTTCTCGACCGCGGAGCGCAGCGCCGTCGGCCCGCCGGCGATGATCCCCTGCACCAGCGAAGGGTCGGTCCCGAAGGTCGGCGGGCACTCGCTCGCATCGAGCACGCCCATGCGCCCGGCGGTGCCGGCGCCGACGTAGAGGAGTCGGCCACCGGCGCGCAGTCGCGCGGTGAGCGCGTCGACCGCCTCCACGATGGCCGGGGCCGCGGCGTGCACCGCCCGCGGCACCTGCTGATCCTGCTCGTTCATCAGGTGCACGAGGGATTCCGTGGAGCGCAAGTCGAGGTCGTGCAGCGAGGCGTCGACCGATTCGGTCGTCAGCGTGCCGAGCTCGCTGCGCAGGGCGGCTCGATCAATCGGAGCGGCGGAGTCAGACACGGATGGCGTACCTCTCGTGGGGTCAGGTCGGTGCGACGAGGGAGGAGGGTGGCTCCCGCCAGGGCGTCGCCCTCGCCAACGTAACACGTTTACATATCGTGTCGAGAGTGTGGAACTTATTGACCTACTTCTGGTGACCCATTAGCGTCTGTCCAGAGGTGTCGGTCCCCGGGGGTGCCCGGGGAACTGCGGAGATCGTGGAGAGCTGAACTCGCGCACCGACGAACAGTCGACGTTCCTGTCAGGGGTCATCGTGAGCATTCAGACCAGCATCCAGGCCAAGCTGGAGTCCTACCCGCCCTCGATGCAGCGTGTCGCCTCTGCGATCCTCGCCCATCCGCACACCGTCCTGCAGTCCACGATCAGCGAGCTGGCCCGCGAGTGCTCGACCTCGGAGACGTCGGTGGTGCGCTTCTGCCGCAGCATCGGGTTCAGCGGATTCGCCCCGTTCAAGCTCGAGCTCGCCGCAGAGCTCGCGACCGAGACGGCCCAGTTCGGTCCCTCGGAGCACGGCGCCGACATCAGCGCGGAGGACTCCCTGGCCGAGGCGGTGGTCAAGGTCGCGCGCTCCGAGGTGCTCGGCATCCAGGAGACCATGGCGCAGCTGGACATCGACGCGATCGAACGCATCGCCGATCGCATCCGCTCCTGCGGCAAGGTGCTGCTGTTCGGCGTCGGCGCGAGCGGCGCAGCACCGCGCGACTTCGCCCAGAAGCTGCTGCGGATCGGGGTCACCGCCCTCGACTTCACCGACGCCCACGACGCGCTCGTCTCCGCGGCGCTCCTCGGCCAGGACGATGTCGCCGTCGTCTTCTCCCACAGCGGCACCACCCGCGAGGCGGTGGCCGTGCTGCGTGCAGCGCGGAATGCCGGCGCGCTCACGATCGCGGTGACCAACGCCGCCGACCCGCCGCTCGCCGCGCACGCCGAGGAGGTGCTGCCCACGGCCGTGCGGGAGACCACCTTCCGCTCCGGCGCCATGGCCAGCCGCATCGCGCAGCTGACCGTGGTCGACTACCTGTTCGTCGGGATCGCGCGGAAGGACTTCGACGCCACCGTCGAGGCCCTGAGGACGACCTACGACACCGTGAGCGCCCTGCGCGATGACCGCTGACGACGGAAGGGCCACCATGCCGGAACGAACCTCTCTCGGGGTCGAGGCGCTGTGCGCTGACCCCGGCCTCATCCCGGCCGGGAACTACGGGCTGGTCACGAACTTCACCGGCGTCATGGCGGACATGACGCGCAACATCGAGGCCCTGCGGCACGCCGGGGTGCGGGTCTCGGCCCTGTTCGGTCCGGAGCACGGACTGCGGGGGAGCGTGCAGGCGGGGGAGACCGAATCCAGCGCCGTCGACGAGCTCACGGGCCTGCCGCTGTACGAGACGTACATGAAGACCCCTGACGAGCTGGACCAGCTGGTCGTCGACGCAGGGGTCGACGGCCTGCTCTTCGACATGCAGGACATCGGCGTGCGCTTCTACACCTACGTGTGGACCATGTACGACTGCCTGCTCAGCGCGGCCCGCACCGGCGTGCGGCTGGTCGTGCTGGACAGGCCCAATCCGCTGACCGGCATCGCCGTCGCCGGGCCCGGGGTCGAGAAGGACTGCGAGAGCTTCGTCGGTCGCATCGACCTGCCGCTCCGCCACGGGCTGACCGTCGGGGAGCTCGCGAGATACGCTAACGGGCACGTCCTTCCCGAGCGCCTCGGCACCGCGGCCGACCTGCAGGTCGTGCCGATGGCGGACTGGCGCCGCAGTGACGACGTCGAGCGGGCGGGCACGCCCTGGGTCGCTCCCTCGCCGAACATGCCCACCTCTGACACCGCCCACGCCTTCTGCGGCACGGGGCTGTTCGAGGGCACCAACGTCAGCGAAGGCCGCGGGACCACCCGTCCCTTCGAGACGATCGGCGCCCCGTACGTCGACGGTTCCCTGATCCAGGCACTGCGAGCACTCGAGCTGCCCGGGGTGCTGTTCCGTGAGACCTGGTTCGTCCCGACCTTCCACAAGCACGCAGGGGAGAGCTGTCGCGGGGTGCAGCTGCACGTCACCGATCGCAGGGAGTTCGATCCCGTGCGCACCGGCGTGCTGATGCTGTCCACACTGGCGCGGCTCCATCCCGATCACTTCAACTTCCTCGTGCCCGGGGAGCGGGTCGACGCCCCCGAGTGGGGCTACGCGATCGATCGCCTGTGGGGCTCTGACCGGCTGCGGCGGACGGTGGAGGGCGGGGGAGACGTCGAGCCACTGCTGGCCCCGGTGACCAGCACACATGCGACGTACCCCGAGGGCGTCCTCCTCTACACCGACGACCGCTGAGGCGGTGGGCCGACATGATCGCTGCGTCGCCGTGCCCATGAGGTGCAGATGAGTACCGACGCGTTCCTGCATGGTGGAAACCAGTGATTCTCCGCCGCTGCCCACGCACGGCATCGCACAGCTCCTGCATGCTGACAATTCGGCCGACAACGGGGAGGACGCCGACGGGGTCGTCCCCGACCTGTTCGTCCCGACCCCAGACGAGTCATTCGACCGGACGTTCCGCTGTCCGCCGTACTCCGCGCCCTCTAGGGTGGGACCCGCGACGACGCCGACGAGGAGGCAGCGATGTACTTGCTCGACCAGGGCACCGGGCCGGCCGTGGTGCTGGTGCCCGGCTTGGGGTGCGACCACACCATGTACCGGCCCCAGCTCGAGATGCTCGAGGGCATGCGCTGCCTGGCGGTGGACCTGCGCGGCACCGGTCGTTCGCCGGGTCTCCAGGGGGTCCCGGAGCATGACGTGCTCGCCCTCCAGGCCGCCGACATCGCCGCGGCGCTGCGCGAGCGCGACGTCGACAGCGCCCACCTCGTCGGCATCTCCTACGGCGGTGCCGTGGTGCAGCAGTTCCTGATCCGCTATCCCGAGCTCGCCCGGTCCGCGGTCATCTGCGACAGCCTGTGCGACACCGGAGCGCGCACCCTGGGCGAGCGGCTGCAGTTCTGGCCCGCCCGGGCGCAGCCGGCCATGCTCCGTGCGATCCCCCGTCGGGCACTCGCGAGAGCGACCCGCGCCGCTTATCCGCGCTGGCCGGAGGCCGGCGAGGCGATGGCTCAGGTGTTCCTCACCGCGTACCTCGACGACCTCGTCACCCAGCGGCGCGTGGTCAACCGGATCCACTTCGAGCAGAAGCTGCACGAGTGCGAGACGCCCACGCTGTGCCTGGCCGGCGACCACTCCAAGCTCGCGAAATCGATGATGGTCCGCACTCATGACGCGCTGGCGCACTCGGAGTTCCACCTGATCCCCAACTCCTTCGACCCCTCGAGCCTGTGCAACCCGGCCGCTTTCACCGCGCACCTGCAGCGGTGGGTGCAGGCGCGGGAGGCGGGGCTGCCGCTCGGGCAGCCGCTGATGGCCTGACGGGTGCGACCTGGCGTGCGCCTCGCTGCACGCGCATGCTGGAGCCATGAGTGAGACACCGCCTCCTGCCACCTCCTTGCGCATCCTGGACGCTGCTGCCCCGCCCTACGGACAGCGCCGCCTCGAGGACCATTTCCGGGAGCTCGTGGCCTCCGAGGACGGGGGCGAGCGATGAGCCCGGCCGCGCCGACCGGCGAGTCCGACTGGGGCATCGAGGCCTTCGATCCCGCCCTCTACCTGGACCGGATCGGCGTCGCGCCGAACCCTCCGGGCGCGCTCGACCTCGATCTCCTGGAACGCATCCACCTCGCTCACGTGCGCACCTTCCCCTTCAGCAATGTCGACGTGCTGCTGGGTCGGCACCCCGGCGTCGACCCGGGGATCGTCGCGACCCGGATGCTGCACGAGGGCGTGGGCGGCTATTGCTTCGAGCACGCCCAGCTGATGGCCGGCGTGCTCGAACGGCTCGGGATGACGGTTCGTCGCTGCCTCGGCCGCGTCCACTCACCGACCAACACCCGCACCCACATGACCCTCGACGCCGAGCTCGAGGGCCGCTGGTGGGTGATGGACCCCGGCTTCGGCCTCTCCCTGACCGGGCCGCTCCCGCGCGAGGACGGCGCCCGACGCGAGGAATGGTTCGGCACCCTGTCGATGCACCGTCGCGGAACGGGCGACGTCCAGCAGTGGGAGCTGCGGCGCGGCGAGGACGTCCAGCACGTCACCGACCTGCTTCCCGTGGTGCCGGCCGACGTGCGCAGCGGGCACCACATCACCTCGACCATGCCGGGCGCCGGCCCCTTCCGGACCATGCTCATCCTCAGCCGCTTCACCGACGGCGGGCACGTCACGGTGACCAGCGCCGCGCGTACGGTCCGCCGCCCCGGGCAGCGGACCGTCCACGAGGAGCTCGACCCAGCTCAGGTTCTCGACGCCGTCGCGGACCTCGGCCTACCGATGGACGCCGCCACCGCCCGGGCGCTGGGCGAGCGGCTGCGCGAGACCGCCTGAACCGAGGCGGGCATCCCCGGAGCGCGGCGCAGCAGCGACCTCGGCGGCCCGTCGCCGGCGCGCCCCGCCCGAGTCAGCGCTCCTCGAGGAGCGCCTGGAACGCGACCGCGGCCGCCTCGGCGACGAGCCGGTCGTCGTACTCGGCGTCGGCCGTGTCGCGGTGTGACATCACTGCGATCACGATCGGCGCGCCGTCTCCCGACGGCCACGCGATGCCCAGGTCGTTGCGGGTCCCGTACGCGGCGGCGCCGGACTTGCTGCCGACCTCCCACCCCTCGGGAGCGCCGGCCATGATCAGCGTGTCGCCCGTGGTCGTCGTCGTGAGCATCCGGGTCAGCAGCTCGCTCTCGCCGGCATCGAGCCCGCCGTCGAGCACGAAAGCCCGCAGGGACGACGCGAGAGCACGAGGCGTGCTGGTATCGCGGTCATCGCCGGGAGAGACGTCGTTGAGGTCCGGCTCCCAGCGATCCACGCTCGTGGTGCGATCACCGATCGCCCGCAGCGCGGCCTCGAGCCCTGCGGGGCCGCCGAGCCGGACCAGGAGCAGATTGCCCGCGGTGTTGTCGCTGTAGCGCACGGCGGCGTCCACGACCTCGCCCAGGGCGATCGTGCTTCCGACGTGCTCCTGGAGGATCGGCGAGTACTCGACGAGGTCTTCCGCCTCCACCGGGACGGGAGCCTCCAGGTCGGGATCCGAGGCGAGCACCGCGGCGGCGGCGAGGGCCTTGAGGGTCGAGGCGTGGCCGAACCGGTCCTCGGCCCGGTGCTCGATCCTCGCGCCGCTGCCGGTGTCGAGCGCGAACACGCCGAGGGTGGCGGCGAAGCGGCTCTCGAGGGCGCAGAACGCTGCGCCGAGGGAAGCGGCCTCCCCGGTGGCGGACGCGGGGGCGGCAGCCGCGGCCTCGCGACCCGGCCCCGCGGCACAGACGGTGAGCGCAAGAGGCGCGGCGGACAGGATGACGGTACGGCGGGAGACGGGTGTCGTCACGGTGACCTCCTCAGGATCTGTGCGTGCACCCTTCACCGTCCGACGCCCTGGGACCAGGACGGTATCGGCATGGAGCATGTCATTCCTGCATGGCTCTTCACCGGATGCCTGGGTACCCTCGTCCGGGTGGACGTCGTGCAGGCATGGCAGGTGGTGGTGGCCGTCGACGACTACGGCAGCATCAGTGCCGCGGCCGACGTCCTCGCCCTCGCCCAGCCGGTCGCGAGCCGCCGCGTGCTCCACCTCGAGGAGGAGCTGGGGGTCCGCTTGCTCGAACGCGGCGGACGCGGCACGCGGCCGACCGCCGTCGGACGCTCGCTGCTGCCGACCGCCCGACGACTCCTCGAGGCCGCGGCTGCCCTCGAGGCCGAGGCCGCCCATGCGCGCCGCCGTCCCTGGCGCCTCGGCATCCCGCGGACCTGGAGCGACCTCGACGCCGCTCGGCTCCTGACCGCGCTCGGACCGGACGCTCCCGAGATCGACCTCCACCGGGCCGCTCCGACCGACCGCCTCGACGCCCTGCAGGACGGGGGAGCCGACGCGGCCCTCCTCCCCGCAGCCCCCGACGAAGAGGCCTGGCGACAACCGCTCGGACTCGCCACCGCCCACTCCCAGCACGGGAGCGTGCACCTGGAGGAGCTGCGGCCCCGGCGCACCACCGTCCGACGCACCCGGATCCTGCTCGACGAGGAGGACGAGGTGGCGCATGTGCGGGGTCGGCTGGAGCAGGCGATGGACATGCACGGGCTCGCGGCCGATCAGCTCGCACCGAGAGGTGATCGTGCGCGGGCACTGGCGGATCTCGCCCTGCACGGAGACCTGCTGCTGTGC from Brachybacterium sacelli includes the following:
- a CDS encoding DUF4185 domain-containing protein — protein: MTDQRFSRRTLGAATAVGLTSTAVPALAAPPERKPVLDIGRAAPAQALIDALNRYGDRGPGWSGGDSTYSVPLTGRTSALIFSDTFLGPVAANGTRSRKAPFLNNSIVLTSGAGTDRFRFSTVTGHRDEDPAALVTTEDTATNWYWFGAGTKRSAREIHVMALLLERTGDGPFDFAWASTAVARLDAQKGTLHSLREAPSEADIQWASWIERIGPWLYVYGVRDRGADKRLFLARVSRASLGDRSAWRFWTGHAWSRAEGDAQEIASAVANEVSVAAFHGGYLLITQDTSVALNTQVVASWAKHPEGPFTEKTPLFTMDTSGTRGTQVYAYNAHEHPQWRRGHTVLVSYNVNSFDSEELYEDAAIYRPRFVRIPVRVRGGAQGDGAGRSQGR
- the murQ gene encoding N-acetylmuramic acid 6-phosphate etherase; this encodes MSDSAAPIDRAALRSELGTLTTESVDASLHDLDLRSTESLVHLMNEQDQQVPRAVHAAAPAIVEAVDALTARLRAGGRLLYVGAGTAGRMGVLDASECPPTFGTDPSLVQGIIAGGPTALRSAVENAEDGAGEQDLREVGVGALDAVVGISASGRTPYVADALTHARSEGALTIAVACNAGSRIGELADIAIEVVVGPELISGSTRLKSGTAQKLVLNMLTTLTMVRLGKTYGNIMVDLRATNEKLRARAEHTVMMLTGADAEAAASALRKADGSTKLALLILATGLPAQDARDVLEAQDGHLRRALESQSAELLL
- a CDS encoding MurR/RpiR family transcriptional regulator; this translates as MSIQTSIQAKLESYPPSMQRVASAILAHPHTVLQSTISELARECSTSETSVVRFCRSIGFSGFAPFKLELAAELATETAQFGPSEHGADISAEDSLAEAVVKVARSEVLGIQETMAQLDIDAIERIADRIRSCGKVLLFGVGASGAAPRDFAQKLLRIGVTALDFTDAHDALVSAALLGQDDVAVVFSHSGTTREAVAVLRAARNAGALTIAVTNAADPPLAAHAEEVLPTAVRETTFRSGAMASRIAQLTVVDYLFVGIARKDFDATVEALRTTYDTVSALRDDR
- a CDS encoding exo-beta-N-acetylmuramidase NamZ family protein, yielding MPERTSLGVEALCADPGLIPAGNYGLVTNFTGVMADMTRNIEALRHAGVRVSALFGPEHGLRGSVQAGETESSAVDELTGLPLYETYMKTPDELDQLVVDAGVDGLLFDMQDIGVRFYTYVWTMYDCLLSAARTGVRLVVLDRPNPLTGIAVAGPGVEKDCESFVGRIDLPLRHGLTVGELARYANGHVLPERLGTAADLQVVPMADWRRSDDVERAGTPWVAPSPNMPTSDTAHAFCGTGLFEGTNVSEGRGTTRPFETIGAPYVDGSLIQALRALELPGVLFRETWFVPTFHKHAGESCRGVQLHVTDRREFDPVRTGVLMLSTLARLHPDHFNFLVPGERVDAPEWGYAIDRLWGSDRLRRTVEGGGDVEPLLAPVTSTHATYPEGVLLYTDDR
- a CDS encoding alpha/beta fold hydrolase, with protein sequence MYLLDQGTGPAVVLVPGLGCDHTMYRPQLEMLEGMRCLAVDLRGTGRSPGLQGVPEHDVLALQAADIAAALRERDVDSAHLVGISYGGAVVQQFLIRYPELARSAVICDSLCDTGARTLGERLQFWPARAQPAMLRAIPRRALARATRAAYPRWPEAGEAMAQVFLTAYLDDLVTQRRVVNRIHFEQKLHECETPTLCLAGDHSKLAKSMMVRTHDALAHSEFHLIPNSFDPSSLCNPAAFTAHLQRWVQAREAGLPLGQPLMA
- a CDS encoding arylamine N-acetyltransferase family protein, whose product is MSPAAPTGESDWGIEAFDPALYLDRIGVAPNPPGALDLDLLERIHLAHVRTFPFSNVDVLLGRHPGVDPGIVATRMLHEGVGGYCFEHAQLMAGVLERLGMTVRRCLGRVHSPTNTRTHMTLDAELEGRWWVMDPGFGLSLTGPLPREDGARREEWFGTLSMHRRGTGDVQQWELRRGEDVQHVTDLLPVVPADVRSGHHITSTMPGAGPFRTMLILSRFTDGGHVTVTSAARTVRRPGQRTVHEELDPAQVLDAVADLGLPMDAATARALGERLRETA
- the bla gene encoding class A beta-lactamase, with translation MTTPVSRRTVILSAAPLALTVCAAGPGREAAAAAPASATGEAASLGAAFCALESRFAATLGVFALDTGSGARIEHRAEDRFGHASTLKALAAAAVLASDPDLEAPVPVEAEDLVEYSPILQEHVGSTIALGEVVDAAVRYSDNTAGNLLLVRLGGPAGLEAALRAIGDRTTSVDRWEPDLNDVSPGDDRDTSTPRALASSLRAFVLDGGLDAGESELLTRMLTTTTTGDTLIMAGAPEGWEVGSKSGAAAYGTRNDLGIAWPSGDGAPIVIAVMSHRDTADAEYDDRLVAEAAAVAFQALLEER
- a CDS encoding LysR family transcriptional regulator, which gives rise to MDVVQAWQVVVAVDDYGSISAAADVLALAQPVASRRVLHLEEELGVRLLERGGRGTRPTAVGRSLLPTARRLLEAAAALEAEAAHARRRPWRLGIPRTWSDLDAARLLTALGPDAPEIDLHRAAPTDRLDALQDGGADAALLPAAPDEEAWRQPLGLATAHSQHGSVHLEELRPRRTTVRRTRILLDEEDEVAHVRGRLEQAMDMHGLAADQLAPRGDRARALADLALHGDLLLCTAREARDIGCTWRPLDGIDLHRTSRLELGVGSSLGERTDLVREAFGAVLENEPS